Within the Thermoflexus sp. genome, the region GCGGCTGCGCTCTATCAGATCCCGCGCGTGGCCCGAGCCCGAGGCCTTCCGGAATCCCTCCTGCGATCTCTTGTGGAGCAACATATTGAAGATCGAACATGGGGGATCCTGGGCGAGCCGCGGGTGAATGTCCTGTTGCTGAATCTGTCACTGGATGAGAAGTTTGGCCGGCCTGCTTCGGAGGGTGGAGCGAAGTAAGGCGCCTTTCCGGCTCTGGAGGGAGGGAGATTGGCATGTGGGAAGAGGTGGAGCGCCCTGACCCGGAGGCGATGCTGGCTCAGGTGAAGGAGGAAGAGCCTGATCGACCTCGTGGCCGGCTGAAGATCTTCCTGGGCTATGCGGCAGGGGTTGGAAAAACCTATGCGATGCTGGACGCCGCTCGCCAGCGCCGGCTGGAGGGGGTCGATGTGGTTGTTGCCTATGTGGAAACCCATGGCCGTCCGGAGACCGAGGCCCTGCTGGAGGGCCTGGAGATCATCCCTCGCCGCCGGGTTGAATATCGGGGGATCGTTTTAGAGGAGATGGATCTGGACGCCGTGCTGGCTCGTCGACCCCAGCTCGCCGTCGTCGATGAGCTGGCCCACACCAATGCTCCGGGCTCTCGCCATGCCAAGCGCTATCAGGATGTATTGGAGATCCTCCACGCCGGCATCGATGTGTACACCACCCTTAATATTCAGCACGTGGAGAGCCTCAATGATGTGATCGCTCAGATCACGGGCGTCCGGATGAAGGAGACAGTGCCTGACTTCATCCTTCAGGAGGCAGACGAGATCGAGCTGATCGATCTGGACCCCGATGAGCTACTCCAGCGACTTCGGGAAGGCAAGGTCTACGTTCCGGAACGGGCCGAATGGGCGATTCAGCATTTCTTTCGGAAGGGGAACCTGATCGCCCTGCGCGAGCTGGCCATGCGTTACGTGGCCGATCGCGTGGATCGCCAGATGCGCGCCTACATGCGCGCCCATGCGATCGCTGGACCATGGCCGGCGAAGGAGCGCATCCTGGTTTGCGTCAGCCCGGGCACGCTGAGCGAACGCCTGGTTCGCACCGGGTATCGTCTGGCGCATCATTTGAACGCCGAATGGTTTGCCCTCTATGTGGAGACCCCTGGAGATGCTTCCCTTTCCCCGGCCCAGCGGGAGCGACTCGACCATCTGTTGCGCCTTTCGGAGGAACTGGGGGGTCATCCCATTGTTCTATCCGGCTATGACGTGGTGACGGCTATCCTGGACTTCGCCCGACATCATAATGTAACCAAGATCGTCATCGGGAAGCCCCTCCGGCCGCGCTGGTATGAGTTGATCCGAGGTTCCGTCGCTGACCGATTGATCCGCAAAAGCGGCCCTATCGACGTCTATGTGATCAGCAGCGAGGCTGAGGCGGGCGCGTCCTCTCCTCATGCCTTTCCTCGCTGGAATCCGCCTCCCCGGGCGGCTTGGGTGAGCTACCTGCAGAGCCTCTTCCTGGTTGCCGTGGCAACCGGCCTGGGAGCCCTTCTCCACTCGAAGTTGCAGGAAGCGAATCTGATCATGCTCTACCTGACCACAGTGGTCGTAGCAGGATTTTACCTGGGGCGTGGGCCAGCCATCCTCGCTTCCATCGCCGGGACCCTGGCCTTCGACTTCTTCTTCGTTCCTCCCCGGCTGACCTTCGCCGTCTCGGATACGCAGTATCTGCTCACATTCCTCGGGCTGCTGGCGGTGGGCCAGATCATCGGCACGCTGACCGCCAATCTCCGCTGGCAGGCCGAAGCGGCTCAGCAGCGGGAGGCTCAGACCCGCAACTTATATGCTTTAAGCCGGGCCCTCACCCGGGCCAGCAATATCGAGGAGATCATCTCCGCGCTTGTCCGGCATGTCGAAGAAGCCACGGGTGGGGAGGTCTGGATCTTCCTGCCAGGGGCGGATTCGAAGCTGGAGCTCTATGCGCGGCATCCAGAGCGGCCTTTATCTCCAGAGGAGAGGGGAGTGGCAGAGTGGGTGTATCGGAACGGGCGTCCCGCCGGCCGGGGAACGGATACCCTTGCCTCTGTGGAGGGGAGCTACTTCCCGATGCGAACCGATCATGGAACGATCGGCGTGCTGGGGATCCGCTGGCCGTCCGAGCGTGGTCCTTTGACCTCTCTCGAGCGTCAGCGTCTGGAGGCTTTCGCAAACCTCGCCGCACTGGCCTTCGAGCGGGCTTACTTAGCCGAGCAGGCTCATCAAGCCCGTTTGCTGGAGGAACGAGATCGCCTGCAATCCGCCCTCCTGAGCTCCATCTCTCACAATCTGCGGACGCCTCTGGTGACCATCCTGGGTGCCCTGACCGCATTGCAGGAATCTGATGAGGGGATGGCTCCTGAGACCCGGCGGGCTTTGTTGCGCACCGCCCGGGAGGAGGCCGAACGCATGAACCGGCTGGTGAGCAACCTCCTGGCCGTCACGCGGATCGAGGCCGGAGGGCTGCGCGTTCGGAAGGAGCCATGCGAGGTTCAGGATCTTCTCAACGCCGCCCTGGAGCGCTTGAAGAGCCGCCTGCAAGATCGGCCCATCGACGTCCGTCTCCCACCGGATCTGCCGCTGATCCCCATGGATTTGACCCTGATGGAGGAGGCCCTCGCGAATATCCTGGACAACGCCGTCAAGTATTCCCCACCCGGATCCCCGATCGAGATCGAGGCCCGTCTGGTGGGAGATCGCCTGGAGATCGATGTGGCCGATCGTGGGGTAGGAATCCCCCCCCATGAGCTGGAGCGCATCTTCGAAAAATTCTATCGAATCCCTCGGGCAGGGGAGAGCGGAGGTCTGGGGTTGGGGCTGACCATCGCCCGATCGATGGTCGAAGCTCACGGCGGCACCATCCGCGCCCTCAACCGGCCGGGGGGCGGAACCGTGTTCCGCATCTCTCTCCCTCTTGATGGAGACGGGCGATCCGGTCATGGAGATGAGCGGGAAGAGGATTCTCATCGTTGATGACGAACGGGCGATTCGCCGGTTCCTGCGCTTGATCCTGGAAGCGCATGGCTACGCTGTGCTGGAGGCTGTGGATGGCCAGGAGGCGCTGCAGCTGACGGCGACCCAGCGCCCCGACCTTCTGTTGCTCGACCTCGGCCTTCCCGATATAGATGGAGTAGAGGTGCTCCGAAGGCTTCGGGAGTGGACCGGCGTGCCTGTCATTGTGCTCTCTGTCCGGGAGCGGGAGGAGGACAAGATCGCCGCCCTGGATGCGGGGGCGGACGATTATCTGACCAAACCCTTTGGGGCAGGGGAGCTGCTGGCCCGTATCCGGGCGGCCCTGCGTCGATCGATATCGCCGCCCTCGGATCCTGTTTTTGAAATCGGTGATCTGCGGGTCGATCTGGCCAGGCGCCTGGTCACCCGACAGGGCCAGCGGATCGAATTGACCCCTACCGAGTTCGCCTTGTTGCGCGTCCTCATCCAGCATGCCGGAAAGGTGCTTACCCATCGCCAGCTGTTACGAGCGGTTTGGGGGCCGGGTTATGAGAACGATGTGCATCTACTCCGAGTGACCATCAGCAACCTGCGTCGCAAGCTCGAACCAGATCCTTCTCGTCCCCGGTATATACAAACCGAGCTCGGAGTGGGTTATCGCATCAAGGATGCGGATCTGCCGTGATCAGCGGATGATGCAGGGGCGCGGGGGCGGACCGCTCTGGCGCGCATCGAGGACGAGGCTGGGATCCGGGATGGGGGTCATATGATCGCAGCGATCGATCCCTTTTCCCGTCCGAGGACCTCGCGGCGCATGGCGCCGGGGTCCGGGAGGATGTAAAAATACATGGTGTCTTTCTTCTCGTCGATCAGATCCCGCAGCTCCGCCTTCACCCGTTCCAGGCGGGCAGGGGTGATCTCCCCCTCGAAGGCGGAGTTCTGCACCCAGTGGAGATGGCGGCGCAGATACTGGCAGACGCGGGCGACGCGTTCGACTTCCACATCGTAAACGATGATCACATACATCGGCTCACCACCACGCCTTGAGGGGCTCGTAGGGCTCCATCCCCAGCAGGTGCCGCACCAGCTTGTAGGCCTCCAGCCGGATGAGGGTCCGATAGCTCACCGGGCGCTTCAGGCGGGGATGCTGGATGGTCTCCCGCATCCGCTCCTCGAATTCCATCACCACCTTCTTCCGCCCCCCTTCGGTGAGATAACAGAAGCCCACTTCCTCCAGGAAATCGTCCTCGCCCAGGGCGCCCCGGTTCATCAGCGCGAACGCCATCCGATCCACCACCAGCGGCTTGAAGAGCTCCGCCAGGTCCAGGGCCAGGGAGAAGCGGCCCGCGGAGGGCTCGTGGAGGAAGCTCACGGCCGGATGGAGGGGGGTGTGATAGAGCTCGGAGAGGACGGCGGCGTAGAGCAGGCCGTTGCCGAAGGAGAGCAGGGCGTTGATGGGATTCTCCGGCGGCCGCCGGCTCCGGCGGAAGCCCTCGAGGGAGAGGATGGTCGGGAAGGCGCCGTAGTAAGCGTCCCGCGCCCGCCCTTCCAGGCCCATAAGCGCCGCCACATCCGGACAGCGCTCGATCTCCCCCATCGCCCTTTCCACCGCCGCGAGGGGTTCTTCCACGGGAAGCCCCTGACGCCGGTAGTAGAGCAGGTTGCGGCGCATATGGAAGAGGGCGCCCTCCACGAAGCCCCGGGCCAGGGCCAGCCGGCGAGCCGGGTCGGCGTAGTGCAGGGCCTGGCCG harbors:
- a CDS encoding sensor histidine kinase KdpD, with the translated sequence MWEEVERPDPEAMLAQVKEEEPDRPRGRLKIFLGYAAGVGKTYAMLDAARQRRLEGVDVVVAYVETHGRPETEALLEGLEIIPRRRVEYRGIVLEEMDLDAVLARRPQLAVVDELAHTNAPGSRHAKRYQDVLEILHAGIDVYTTLNIQHVESLNDVIAQITGVRMKETVPDFILQEADEIELIDLDPDELLQRLREGKVYVPERAEWAIQHFFRKGNLIALRELAMRYVADRVDRQMRAYMRAHAIAGPWPAKERILVCVSPGTLSERLVRTGYRLAHHLNAEWFALYVETPGDASLSPAQRERLDHLLRLSEELGGHPIVLSGYDVVTAILDFARHHNVTKIVIGKPLRPRWYELIRGSVADRLIRKSGPIDVYVISSEAEAGASSPHAFPRWNPPPRAAWVSYLQSLFLVAVATGLGALLHSKLQEANLIMLYLTTVVVAGFYLGRGPAILASIAGTLAFDFFFVPPRLTFAVSDTQYLLTFLGLLAVGQIIGTLTANLRWQAEAAQQREAQTRNLYALSRALTRASNIEEIISALVRHVEEATGGEVWIFLPGADSKLELYARHPERPLSPEERGVAEWVYRNGRPAGRGTDTLASVEGSYFPMRTDHGTIGVLGIRWPSERGPLTSLERQRLEAFANLAALAFERAYLAEQAHQARLLEERDRLQSALLSSISHNLRTPLVTILGALTALQESDEGMAPETRRALLRTAREEAERMNRLVSNLLAVTRIEAGGLRVRKEPCEVQDLLNAALERLKSRLQDRPIDVRLPPDLPLIPMDLTLMEEALANILDNAVKYSPPGSPIEIEARLVGDRLEIDVADRGVGIPPHELERIFEKFYRIPRAGESGGLGLGLTIARSMVEAHGGTIRALNRPGGGTVFRISLPLDGDGRSGHGDEREEDSHR
- a CDS encoding response regulator, giving the protein MEMSGKRILIVDDERAIRRFLRLILEAHGYAVLEAVDGQEALQLTATQRPDLLLLDLGLPDIDGVEVLRRLREWTGVPVIVLSVREREEDKIAALDAGADDYLTKPFGAGELLARIRAALRRSISPPSDPVFEIGDLRVDLARRLVTRQGQRIELTPTEFALLRVLIQHAGKVLTHRQLLRAVWGPGYENDVHLLRVTISNLRRKLEPDPSRPRYIQTELGVGYRIKDADLP
- the cas2 gene encoding CRISPR-associated endonuclease Cas2 encodes the protein MYVIIVYDVEVERVARVCQYLRRHLHWVQNSAFEGEITPARLERVKAELRDLIDEKKDTMYFYILPDPGAMRREVLGREKGSIAAII
- the cas1b gene encoding type I-B CRISPR-associated endonuclease Cas1b, with the protein product MGRTYYLFRSGRLRRRQNTLYLEWEADGQTLRQAIPVEDVEALFAMGELDLNTRLLSFLSRHGIGLHVFNYYGFYVGSFYPRETRAAGQVVVGQALHYADPARRLALARGFVEGALFHMRRNLLYYRRQGLPVEEPLAAVERAMGEIERCPDVAALMGLEGRARDAYYGAFPTILSLEGFRRSRRPPENPINALLSFGNGLLYAAVLSELYHTPLHPAVSFLHEPSAGRFSLALDLAELFKPLVVDRMAFALMNRGALGEDDFLEEVGFCYLTEGGRKKVVMEFEERMRETIQHPRLKRPVSYRTLIRLEAYKLVRHLLGMEPYEPLKAWW